In Dermacentor andersoni chromosome 4, qqDerAnde1_hic_scaffold, whole genome shotgun sequence, the following proteins share a genomic window:
- the LOC140217310 gene encoding putative nuclease HARBI1, whose amino-acid sequence MKKMAAPLIAMAVALRRRRREQGEPDDAFDMPDDHFRRRFRLSKGTVRLLCEELAGELEAERATGLSVERKVLCALRFFATGSFQASVGSEETIRVSQSTVSECVRRVAEAVVNAGARNKWVHFPKTAEEKAAVKEGFLRRGVIPGVIGCVDGSLIAIIAPKGERKAVFMCRKGYYALNCMFICDADMKILALDPMRPGSDHDAFVWRTTWLRRRFQAGRIVNAGEYLLGDSGYPLEPWLLTPVPGHPPVHTAEGQYNTAHAAMRSVVERCIGLLKSRFRCLQRYRTLLYEPERAANIVAACAVLHNLRLSEGDESGDDSDDDSSSGSSSSELDNNGDPMPHSLPRNTGSRMHYLRGRAVRDNVIGMFGTTRAQHMRYLRSVRRQLRRQQQRQHR is encoded by the exons atgaaaaaaatggccgcccctctgatcgctatggccgtggctcttcgccgtcgccgacgtgaacagggagagccagacgacgcgtttgacatgccggatgaccattttcgacggcgttttcgcctctcgaagggaacggtgcggttgttgtgcgaggaactggcgggggaactagaagctgagcgagcgacgggactgtcggtggagcggaaagtgttgtgtgcgctgcgcttctttgctaccgggagcttccaagcgtccgttgggagcgaggagacgatccgtgtgtcgcagtcgacggtgagcgagtgcgtgcgacgtgtggcagaggctgtcgtgaacgcaggggcccgcaacaagtgggtccattttccaaagacagccgaggaaaaggcagccgtgaaggagggtttccttcggcgcggcgttatccccggcgtcatcggatgcgtagacggcagcctcatagccatcatcgcacccaagggtgagcgcaaggctgtgttcatgtgccgcaagggatactacgccctcaactgcatgttc atctgcgacgcggacatgaaaatcttggccttggaccctatgcgaccggggtcggaccacgacgcttttgtctggcggacgacatggttgcgccggcggttccaagcggggcgcatcgtgaatgccggggaatacctcctcg gtgacagtggctaccccttggagccgtggctccttaccccggttcctggccatcctccagtgcacacagccgaggggcagtacaacacagcacatgccgccatgcgttccgtagtggagaggtgcattgggctcttaaagagccgtttccgctgtcttcagcgatatcgcaccctcctctacgagccggaacgtgcagccaacattgtcgcggcatgtgctgtgttgcacaaccttcgcctttctgaaggcgacgagtcaggcgatgacagtgatgacgacagcagcagcggcagtagtagtagtgagcttgacaataacggcgaccccatgccacacagtctgccccgtaacacgggctctagaatgcactacttgagagggcgggctgttcgcgacaatgtcattggcatgtttggaacaacccgtgcgcagcacatgcgttatttgaggagcgtgcggcggcagctgcgacgtcaacagcagcgtcagcatcgttag
- the LOC129386118 gene encoding uncharacterized protein, whose amino-acid sequence MAAKGPRVSKEQAAILVQFIEQHPYLARASTEFSPRMTAARKNELWEEVAAVLNAQGPAVKATSRWRNHWAKMAHKAKKEAARAASEKRATGGGKVGGVDGRVLDVLMRTGGVLVSPPEYFPDSEDEASSEEAAGPSGSRRNLPATTAFVVSGPAAVAGPSGLTQPPATPQVLRPTPQVLQPTPQVLRPTTQVPRPTTQVPQPTPQVPQPTPQVPQPTPQVPQPTPQVPQPTPQVPQPTPQVPQPTPREPRAPRRQPRQQELDGAVMTATAAYVRQSQLEEARVQEDTRFRQQLLEQNRQHHEAHLQSLRQHHEAHMESLRHLGEEVAAMREVESQRLEVQRQRLEVARRSHETNERLLQLLLAALGHGGSQAPPPSQAPHN is encoded by the exons atggcagcaaaagggccgcgggtgtccaaagagcaggcggctattctcgtgcagttcatcgagcagcacccatacctggcgagagcttctacagagttctcgccacgtatgactgctgctcgaaaaaacgaactgtgggaggaggtggcggcggtgcttaacgcacaggggccagccgtaaaggccaccagccgttggcggaaccattgggccaagatggcccataaagcgaaaaaagaagcggccagggccgcgagcgagaagag ggctactggaggtggcaaagtgggtggcgtggacggccgcgtcctcgacgtccttatgaggacaggaggggtccttgtttccccccctgagtacttccccgatagcgag gacgaggcaagttcagaggaagctgcagggcccagcggttcccgcagaaatctaccagcgacaactgctttcgtggtgtcgggccctgcagctgttgctgggccaagtggccttacac agccaccggctacgccccaggtgctgcggcctacgccccaggtgctgcagcctaccccccaggtgctgcggcctaccacccaggtgccgcggcctaccacccaggtgccgcagccaaccccgcaggtgccgcagccaaccccgcaggtgccgcagccaaccccgcaggtgccgcagccaaccccgcaggtgccgcagccaaccccgcaggtgccacagcctaccccccaggtgccgcagcctacccctcgagagccacgggcaccccgtagacagcccaggcagcaggaacttgatggtgctgtgatgacggctactgccgcatacgttcgccagagccagttggaggaagccagagttcaagaggacactcgcttccgccaacaactgctggaacaaaaccggcag caccacgaggcccacctgcagagcctgcggcagcaccacgaggcccacatggagagcctgcggcacctcggggaggaggtggcggcaatgcgggaagtggagtctcagcgcctcgaagtgcagcggcaacgcctcgaagtggcgcgtcggtcgcacgagaccaacgagcgcctgcttcagctgctgctggctgcactggggcatggtggcagccaagcccctcccccctctcaggccccacataattaa